A single window of Methylacidimicrobium sp. AP8 DNA harbors:
- a CDS encoding bifunctional 5,10-methylenetetrahydrofolate dehydrogenase/5,10-methenyltetrahydrofolate cyclohydrolase, which translates to MHQAKLLDGRQAAAAVHERTRARVRKLRARGIEPAVVFFRVGDDPASELYVRRKEKQARELGIRSETVVLPAPSTERELLDRIEEKNRDPGIHGILVQMPLPQQIRAEAVCQAIHPAKDIDGFHPVNAGKLLLGDPSGFAPCTPAGICELFRHYGLVTSGAEVVILGRSNIVGKPLAALLLARGSQGDATVTVLHSQSRHIAEHCRRADFLIAAIGKAEFVRGSMIKPGAVVVDVGVTRLPLPSVPGKSRIVGDVHFSEAVRIAAWLTPNPGGVGPMTIAMLLANTVEAAERLAG; encoded by the coding sequence ATGCATCAGGCCAAATTGCTCGACGGCCGGCAGGCGGCGGCCGCCGTTCATGAGCGGACCCGGGCTCGAGTCCGGAAGCTGCGCGCCCGAGGGATCGAACCGGCGGTTGTTTTCTTCCGGGTCGGCGACGACCCCGCCTCGGAACTCTATGTCCGCAGGAAGGAAAAGCAGGCCCGGGAACTCGGTATCCGCTCGGAAACCGTCGTCCTGCCCGCACCGAGCACGGAACGGGAGCTCCTCGATCGCATCGAGGAGAAGAACCGCGATCCCGGGATCCACGGCATCCTCGTGCAAATGCCCCTTCCCCAGCAGATCCGCGCGGAGGCCGTCTGCCAAGCGATCCATCCGGCGAAGGATATCGACGGCTTTCATCCCGTCAACGCCGGGAAGCTGCTTCTCGGCGATCCGTCGGGATTCGCTCCGTGCACGCCCGCGGGGATCTGCGAGCTCTTCCGGCACTACGGCCTCGTGACGTCCGGAGCCGAAGTCGTGATCCTGGGGCGGAGCAACATCGTGGGAAAGCCGCTTGCGGCTCTCCTGCTGGCCAGAGGATCGCAAGGCGATGCGACCGTCACGGTGCTCCACTCGCAGAGCCGGCACATAGCGGAGCACTGCCGGCGGGCGGACTTTCTGATCGCCGCTATCGGCAAAGCCGAATTCGTCCGGGGTTCGATGATCAAGCCGGGGGCGGTCGTCGTCGACGTGGGCGTCACCCGACTGCCGCTCCCCTCGGTCCCGGGAAAAAGCAGGATCGTCGGCGACGTGCATTTCTCCGAAGCGGTTCGGATCGCCGCCTGGCTCACCCCGAATCCGGGAGGAGTCGGCCCCATGACCATCGCGATGCTCCTGGCCAACACGGTCGAGGCCGCCGAGCGGCTCGCCGGTTGA
- a CDS encoding NAD-dependent epimerase/dehydratase family protein, whose amino-acid sequence MTPDAELPAEILLVGCGYVGTRLALSLRDRRARVRAWVRSEESRARLVSLGIPALAGDVGSRAAWERPAAAPDFLIYGPSSSRGGPKEFQNVFVDGLAHALRRFPGSPLFFLSSTSVYGQVTGELVDERSVAEPESETGRILRQAERMVLEAGGVVLRIAGIYGPGRTHLLDRFLRGEATISAVDRWINQVHRDDIVSAILHFLSLPLRGETVNIVDDAPVRESQFYGWLADTLAMPTPPPGGESDFPGRKRKRTHKRVSNAKAHALGWKPLYPSFREGLLPLVRGRVLPKPS is encoded by the coding sequence ATGACGCCCGACGCGGAGCTTCCCGCAGAAATTCTTCTGGTCGGCTGCGGCTACGTGGGCACGCGCCTCGCGCTGAGCCTCCGGGATCGAAGGGCTCGAGTCCGCGCGTGGGTCCGAAGCGAGGAGAGCCGGGCGCGGCTGGTCTCTCTGGGCATCCCGGCGCTGGCGGGAGACGTCGGCTCCCGCGCGGCGTGGGAGAGGCCGGCCGCCGCTCCCGATTTCCTGATCTACGGCCCCTCTTCCTCCCGCGGCGGACCTAAGGAGTTCCAAAACGTCTTCGTCGACGGGCTCGCCCACGCTCTTCGACGCTTTCCGGGATCGCCTCTTTTCTTTCTCTCCTCGACCTCGGTTTACGGCCAGGTGACGGGCGAGCTCGTCGACGAGCGATCCGTCGCCGAGCCCGAATCGGAAACCGGCCGAATCCTCCGGCAGGCCGAGCGGATGGTGCTCGAGGCCGGCGGAGTCGTTCTTCGGATCGCCGGGATCTACGGTCCGGGCCGGACGCATCTTCTCGACCGGTTCTTGCGCGGGGAAGCGACGATCTCGGCCGTCGACCGGTGGATCAACCAGGTCCACCGCGACGACATCGTCTCCGCCATCCTGCATTTCCTCTCCTTGCCTCTTCGGGGCGAAACGGTCAACATCGTGGATGATGCCCCGGTCAGGGAGAGCCAGTTTTACGGCTGGTTGGCCGACACATTGGCGATGCCGACACCTCCCCCCGGAGGAGAATCCGACTTTCCCGGTCGAAAGCGGAAACGAACACACAAGCGGGTGTCCAACGCCAAGGCTCACGCTTTGGGGTGGAAGCCGCTCTACCCGTCGTTCCGGGAGGGTCTGCTTCCCCTCGTACGCGGGCGGGTCCTGCCGAAGCCATCCTAA
- the proB gene encoding glutamate 5-kinase yields the protein MTEPGGEKARAGRVHPRWVVKLGTGVLSTPEGDLDLPQIRRLVEQVVGLKKDGWEIVLVSSGAIGSGMGLLGYGRRPTAIEELQACAAVGQPQLMRLYEELFAECGYHVAQFLLTYLDLDSRTLYENARKTMEHLLSRKIFIPVINENDVVSYEEIKFGDNDRLSAHVASMVNADKLIILSNVPGLRERDQEGGKIIPLVEEITEEIEAMAGQTRSERSVGGMVTKVEAARIAGSAGIPMQIADGRAKAVLRRIAAGEPVGTLFLARGQR from the coding sequence ATGACCGAACCGGGCGGGGAAAAGGCGCGGGCGGGACGGGTGCATCCGCGTTGGGTGGTCAAGCTCGGGACCGGGGTTCTGAGCACCCCCGAGGGCGACCTGGATTTGCCGCAGATTCGCAGGCTGGTTGAACAGGTTGTCGGGCTCAAGAAGGACGGTTGGGAGATCGTCTTGGTCAGTTCCGGCGCCATCGGCAGCGGCATGGGCCTTTTAGGCTATGGCCGCAGGCCGACGGCGATCGAGGAGCTGCAAGCCTGCGCGGCGGTCGGGCAGCCGCAGCTCATGCGCTTGTACGAAGAACTCTTCGCCGAATGCGGCTATCATGTCGCGCAGTTTTTGCTGACCTACCTCGATCTGGATAGTCGCACCCTCTACGAAAACGCGCGCAAGACGATGGAGCATCTGCTCTCGAGGAAGATTTTCATTCCGGTCATCAATGAAAACGACGTGGTTTCCTATGAGGAGATCAAATTCGGAGACAACGACCGGCTCTCGGCCCATGTTGCCTCGATGGTGAACGCGGACAAGCTGATCATCCTCTCGAACGTCCCCGGCCTGCGGGAACGCGACCAGGAAGGAGGAAAGATCATCCCGCTAGTCGAAGAGATCACAGAGGAGATCGAGGCCATGGCGGGACAGACCCGTAGCGAGCGTTCGGTGGGCGGCATGGTGACCAAGGTGGAAGCGGCCCGGATCGCCGGGAGCGCAGGAATCCCTATGCAGATCGCCGACGGACGGGCCAAGGCGGTTCTCCGGAGAATCGCCGCCGGGGAGCCCGTCGGTACGCTTTTTCTTGCGCGGGGACAGCGATGA
- a CDS encoding glutamate-5-semialdehyde dehydrogenase, which translates to MNTLEAQIEAVCRKAKEAARKVARLSAGEIDGALAAIGEALEESRPRIEEANRLDRELGCTQGLSPALLDRLTLSPKAFSTMQRGIEEVRRLPSPLGRVLEERIRPNGLRIRKVRVPIGVIGVIYESRPNVTVDVAALCLKAGNAVVLRGGSEAFYSNTALAQAVRNGLDRAGLPPEAVQLLPTVDRASIPILCRQRRYLDLLIPRGGPGLIEAVVTHAQVPVIKHFQGICHVFVEAAADLEMARKIVLNAKCQRPAVCNAMETLLVDRRIARAFLPGMVRELRARGVEVRGDEETQRLGGAEVVPASPEDWATEYLDMILSVRVVDGLPEALSHIEQFGSSHSDAIVTEDRDAAEEFLRSVDSAVVYWNSSTRFTDGGEFGLGAEVGISTDKIHARGPMGVEELTSYKYVVVGSGQIRE; encoded by the coding sequence ATGAATACCTTGGAAGCGCAGATCGAAGCGGTCTGCCGGAAGGCGAAAGAAGCCGCCCGGAAGGTTGCGCGGCTCTCCGCGGGGGAGATCGACGGGGCTCTCGCCGCGATCGGAGAGGCCCTAGAAGAGTCACGGCCGCGGATCGAAGAGGCCAATCGGCTCGATCGGGAGCTTGGGTGCACCCAGGGACTTTCCCCCGCGCTGCTCGACCGCCTGACGCTTTCGCCGAAGGCGTTTTCGACGATGCAGCGCGGGATCGAGGAGGTCCGGAGGCTGCCCAGCCCGCTCGGCCGGGTCCTCGAAGAGCGGATCCGCCCGAACGGACTTCGGATTCGGAAGGTGCGGGTTCCCATCGGCGTCATCGGGGTGATCTACGAGAGCCGTCCCAACGTCACGGTCGACGTAGCGGCGCTCTGCCTGAAAGCCGGCAACGCGGTCGTGCTCCGCGGCGGCAGCGAAGCCTTTTACTCCAACACGGCGCTCGCGCAAGCCGTGCGGAACGGCCTCGATCGGGCGGGACTCCCGCCGGAGGCGGTTCAGCTGCTCCCCACGGTCGACCGGGCTTCCATTCCCATCCTCTGCCGGCAGCGCCGCTATCTCGATCTCCTGATCCCTCGGGGGGGCCCCGGCCTCATCGAGGCGGTTGTCACGCACGCCCAAGTGCCGGTCATCAAGCATTTTCAGGGCATCTGCCATGTTTTCGTGGAAGCGGCCGCCGATTTGGAGATGGCGCGGAAGATCGTGCTCAACGCGAAATGCCAGCGCCCTGCGGTCTGCAACGCGATGGAAACCCTGCTGGTCGACCGGAGGATCGCCCGCGCGTTCCTCCCCGGAATGGTGCGGGAGCTGCGCGCGCGCGGCGTGGAGGTCCGCGGCGACGAGGAGACGCAACGCCTTGGGGGAGCCGAGGTGGTTCCGGCGTCACCGGAAGATTGGGCGACCGAATACCTCGACATGATCCTCTCCGTGCGGGTGGTGGATGGGTTGCCCGAGGCGCTCTCCCACATCGAGCAGTTCGGTTCGAGCCATTCGGACGCCATCGTGACCGAGGATCGGGACGCGGCGGAAGAGTTCCTCCGCTCGGTCGATTCGGCGGTGGTCTACTGGAACAGCTCCACTCGCTTCACCGACGGAGGAGAGTTCGGCTTGGGCGCCGAAGTCGGGATCAGCACCGACAAGATCCACGCACGAGGCCCGATGGGGGTCGAGGAGCTGACTTCGTACAAGTACGTCGTGGTCGGCTCCGGCCAGATCCGAGAGTAG
- a CDS encoding YrhA family protein: MNYKTYVALINEEEQAAGFQPFVGRPASRVTAFAQEAEERYGIVIPPDYLDFLLLADGIAHNGVVFYAMDQEEEEDQFLPGLIAENLTAQGLQKPPEYLLLGHSDLFRYAYCYPERKYYALDADTLEPAAEFSNFNELMINALKHEALGLFDEDEEPGEAREDEILDEYEEEGFTEEDDRTCDPSLREEPGSEEESKRKDPPPEGG; this comes from the coding sequence ATGAACTACAAAACCTATGTCGCCCTGATCAATGAGGAAGAGCAAGCGGCAGGCTTTCAACCCTTCGTTGGACGCCCGGCGTCCCGGGTGACGGCCTTTGCGCAAGAGGCGGAAGAACGGTACGGAATCGTGATTCCCCCGGATTATCTCGATTTTCTGCTGCTGGCCGACGGCATTGCGCATAACGGGGTCGTCTTCTACGCGATGGACCAAGAAGAAGAGGAGGACCAATTTCTTCCCGGCCTGATCGCGGAAAATCTAACGGCGCAGGGCCTTCAGAAGCCGCCCGAGTATCTCCTACTGGGCCATTCGGACCTCTTTCGCTACGCCTATTGTTATCCGGAGCGGAAATACTATGCCCTGGACGCCGACACCCTGGAGCCGGCCGCGGAATTTTCCAACTTCAACGAATTGATGATCAACGCCCTCAAACATGAAGCGCTGGGGCTCTTCGACGAGGACGAGGAGCCCGGGGAGGCTCGAGAAGACGAGATTCTCGATGAATACGAGGAGGAAGGCTTCACCGAAGAGGACGACCGGACTTGCGACCCGTCCCTCCGGGAAGAGCCGGGCTCCGAGGAAGAATCGAAGAGGAAAGACCCTCCGCCGGAAGGGGGATAG
- a CDS encoding DUF502 domain-containing protein, whose amino-acid sequence MAAESEERGRMLSAGSGTHAGPGAVWPWLRGKFLAGLFVLLPAVVTLWVIQLVYGIVNGPADAFLTLLVRARLLPGSNFLREHFGGHIPGAGFVISLLIVLLVGFAAGNFVGSSLLRAVERIVRRVPFVSPIYQTAKEAVEALRNLGRSDARAFQSSPVVYVSLSERGPRALGFVTGRLPVESGEGSLCTVFIPTSPTPFSGFLVVVPEAELTTAPGLTYESVLKLCFSYGLLSSSKENRAARPAQNPGQAGTRQKG is encoded by the coding sequence ATGGCGGCGGAATCGGAGGAGCGGGGGCGGATGCTCTCGGCGGGATCGGGAACGCATGCCGGGCCCGGAGCGGTCTGGCCGTGGTTGCGCGGGAAGTTTCTCGCGGGGCTTTTCGTCCTGCTCCCCGCCGTGGTGACCCTTTGGGTCATCCAGCTGGTCTACGGCATCGTCAACGGACCGGCGGACGCGTTTCTCACCCTTCTGGTCCGGGCACGCCTTCTGCCCGGGTCGAACTTCCTGCGGGAACACTTCGGAGGGCATATTCCGGGAGCCGGCTTCGTGATCAGCCTGCTTATCGTCCTCCTGGTCGGATTCGCGGCGGGGAACTTCGTCGGCTCCTCTCTTCTTCGGGCCGTCGAGCGGATCGTCCGGCGGGTTCCGTTCGTCAGCCCCATCTATCAGACGGCCAAGGAGGCTGTCGAAGCGCTCCGCAACCTGGGAAGATCGGATGCCCGGGCCTTCCAATCGAGCCCGGTCGTCTACGTTTCTCTCTCGGAGAGGGGACCGAGGGCGCTCGGCTTCGTCACCGGTCGGTTGCCGGTCGAGTCCGGCGAAGGAAGCCTCTGCACCGTGTTCATCCCCACCTCTCCCACTCCTTTCAGCGGGTTCCTGGTGGTGGTTCCGGAGGCGGAGCTGACGACCGCTCCGGGGCTCACCTACGAGAGCGTCCTCAAGCTCTGCTTTTCGTACGGTCTGCTTAGCTCTTCCAAGGAAAACCGAGCAGCGCGACCAGCGCAGAACCCAGGGCAAGCCGGTACCAGGCAAAAGGGATGA
- a CDS encoding undecaprenyl-diphosphate phosphatase produces MNEVLASILLGIIEGLTEFLPVSSTGHLLIAEHWLGARSETFNIFIQLGAVLAVTLLYRQKIAGLITGIDQPQNLDYVLKLAAAFALTSILGLAAKKAGWKLPDQLAPVLLAVFAGAVWIFLAERRLRLIKPTDRIGWSTACAVGIAQVLAGVFPGLSRSGATILTALLFGVERPAATEFAFLLGIPTMFAASAFSFVRETHFFRDLPSDSWETLLLGFLVSGITGFAAVRWLLRYVQSHTFIPFAWYRLALGSALVALLGFPWKS; encoded by the coding sequence ATGAATGAGGTCCTGGCCAGCATACTTTTAGGGATCATAGAAGGCCTCACCGAGTTCCTTCCCGTTTCCAGCACCGGCCACCTGCTGATCGCGGAACACTGGCTCGGCGCCCGCTCGGAAACCTTCAACATTTTCATCCAGCTGGGTGCCGTGCTCGCGGTCACGCTGCTGTATCGGCAGAAGATCGCCGGCCTGATCACGGGCATCGACCAGCCGCAGAACCTCGATTACGTGCTCAAGCTCGCAGCGGCCTTCGCGCTCACCTCGATCCTCGGGCTCGCCGCGAAGAAAGCGGGCTGGAAGCTGCCCGACCAGCTCGCTCCCGTGCTGTTGGCCGTCTTCGCCGGAGCGGTTTGGATCTTTCTGGCGGAGAGGCGATTGCGCTTGATTAAGCCGACCGACCGCATCGGCTGGTCGACCGCGTGCGCCGTAGGGATCGCGCAAGTGCTCGCCGGCGTCTTTCCCGGCCTCTCCCGTTCCGGGGCCACCATCCTCACCGCCCTCCTCTTCGGCGTCGAGCGTCCGGCGGCGACGGAGTTCGCCTTCCTGCTGGGCATTCCGACCATGTTCGCCGCCAGCGCATTTTCTTTCGTCCGGGAGACCCATTTTTTCCGCGACCTTCCCTCCGATTCCTGGGAAACGCTGCTGCTCGGCTTCCTCGTCTCCGGAATCACCGGCTTCGCCGCGGTCCGCTGGCTGCTGCGCTACGTGCAGAGCCACACCTTCATCCCTTTTGCCTGGTACCGGCTTGCCCTGGGTTCTGCGCTGGTCGCGCTGCTCGGTTTTCCTTGGAAGAGCTAA
- a CDS encoding D-alanyl-D-alanine carboxypeptidase family protein encodes MPTAWEADRLVEATAALLFDPVANRILFARNLDMPLAPASTTKLMTALLVYELTGLQGFVTVLPPDTAVEPSHVPLRIGQRISVSELVQDLLVGSCNDAALALARSTCGSVPAFVHQMNRRAWEMGCLHTHFVDPHGLASLRQGQVTTARDLLRIFQAVLNVPSLRQILMTRTVATRSGNQLRILHNHNRLLGKYTGMGPAKTGWTREARHTYAAACQRDGHPLLLILLHSPDKWKDAMVLFNYGFGQVKSGTVTAPSYRPL; translated from the coding sequence GTGCCCACCGCATGGGAGGCCGACCGGTTGGTGGAGGCCACCGCCGCGCTCCTCTTCGATCCGGTCGCCAACCGCATCCTCTTTGCGCGCAACCTCGACATGCCGCTGGCCCCCGCCAGCACGACCAAGCTCATGACCGCTCTCCTGGTTTACGAACTGACCGGGCTGCAAGGCTTCGTGACCGTTCTGCCCCCGGATACCGCGGTCGAACCCTCGCACGTCCCGTTACGGATCGGACAGCGGATCTCCGTCTCCGAGCTCGTCCAGGATCTGCTCGTCGGCTCCTGCAACGATGCCGCCCTCGCCCTCGCCCGGTCGACCTGCGGATCGGTTCCGGCTTTCGTCCACCAGATGAACCGGAGGGCGTGGGAGATGGGATGCCTGCACACCCACTTCGTCGACCCCCACGGTCTGGCTTCGCTCCGGCAAGGCCAGGTGACCACCGCCCGGGACCTGCTGCGCATCTTTCAGGCGGTGTTGAACGTGCCCTCCCTGCGCCAGATCCTCATGACCCGCACCGTAGCCACCCGGAGCGGGAATCAACTGCGGATTCTCCACAACCACAATCGCCTGCTCGGAAAGTATACGGGGATGGGTCCGGCCAAGACCGGATGGACTCGCGAAGCGCGCCACACCTACGCCGCGGCCTGCCAACGGGACGGCCACCCCCTTCTGCTAATCCTCCTGCACAGCCCGGACAAGTGGAAGGACGCCATGGTCCTTTTCAACTACGGCTTCGGACAGGTCAAATCCGGCACCGTGACCGCGCCCTCCTATCGACCGCTTTGA
- the hisG gene encoding ATP phosphoribosyltransferase, whose product MSDKKLRIGLPKGSLEEATVELFRRAGYVISRSSRGYRPYIDHPGMEVRLVRPQELARYVSQGFLDCGITGMDWILENEASVQLVCELPYNRSTRLPVRWVLAVHESSPIRNVKDLEGKRIATEAVRLVSHYLERHGVKAEVEFSWGATEVKVPELVDAIVDITETGSSLQANNLRVIDTVLQSYPQFLCSHSVWADAERRKQIESLALLLLAALRAEEKVGLKMNVAKDRIEPVLKVLPALRRPTVSPLADGEWLAVETILDESQVRDLIPRLKELGAEGIIEYPLNKVIY is encoded by the coding sequence ATGAGTGACAAAAAGCTCCGCATTGGACTCCCCAAGGGCAGCTTGGAGGAAGCGACCGTCGAGCTTTTCCGTCGCGCCGGCTACGTCATCAGCCGCTCCTCCCGCGGCTACCGGCCCTATATCGATCATCCGGGAATGGAAGTCCGCCTCGTCCGGCCTCAAGAACTGGCCCGCTACGTCTCGCAGGGATTCCTCGATTGCGGAATCACCGGAATGGATTGGATCCTGGAAAACGAGGCCTCCGTCCAGCTCGTATGCGAGCTGCCGTATAATCGCTCCACCCGGCTTCCCGTGCGCTGGGTGCTCGCCGTCCACGAGAGCTCGCCCATCCGGAATGTGAAAGACCTGGAAGGCAAACGAATCGCCACCGAGGCGGTTCGCTTGGTAAGCCATTACCTGGAGCGGCACGGTGTCAAGGCGGAGGTGGAGTTCTCCTGGGGAGCTACGGAAGTCAAGGTCCCCGAGCTGGTCGACGCCATCGTCGACATTACGGAGACGGGCTCCTCTCTCCAAGCCAACAATTTGCGGGTCATCGACACCGTCCTGCAGAGCTATCCGCAGTTTCTCTGCTCCCACTCCGTCTGGGCGGACGCGGAACGGCGGAAACAGATCGAGTCTCTGGCCTTGCTCCTCTTAGCCGCCCTGCGCGCCGAAGAAAAGGTTGGCCTCAAGATGAACGTAGCCAAGGACCGCATCGAGCCGGTGCTGAAGGTCTTGCCCGCCCTCCGGAGGCCGACGGTCTCTCCTCTGGCCGATGGGGAGTGGCTCGCCGTGGAAACCATCCTCGACGAAAGCCAGGTCCGCGACCTGATCCCGAGATTGAAGGAGCTGGGCGCGGAGGGGATTATCGAATACCCGCTCAACAAGGTCATTTATTGA
- a CDS encoding HIT domain-containing protein, translating to MEHLWAPWRKAYLDEPTPPRGTLFEEIARESRDRENLVLLRGRTTFGLLNRFPYNVGHSMVVPYRSVARLDALTETELLEAMAMLRKLLVAIERVLAPHGFNVGLNQGAAAGAGIEGHLHWHLVPRWSHDANFMTTTAGTRVHPSDLETVYRLLYEALHPEDPAFPAPESSRSSGSPP from the coding sequence ATGGAACACTTGTGGGCACCGTGGCGCAAGGCTTATCTCGATGAGCCGACGCCGCCGAGGGGGACCCTCTTCGAGGAGATCGCCAGGGAATCCAGAGATCGTGAGAACCTCGTCCTTTTGCGCGGCCGCACGACCTTCGGCCTGCTCAACCGCTTCCCCTACAACGTCGGCCATTCGATGGTGGTTCCCTACCGCTCCGTCGCCCGCCTCGATGCGCTGACGGAAACCGAGCTGCTCGAAGCGATGGCGATGCTCCGGAAGCTCCTGGTCGCCATCGAGCGGGTATTGGCCCCGCACGGCTTCAACGTCGGGCTCAATCAAGGAGCGGCCGCCGGAGCGGGCATCGAAGGACACCTCCACTGGCACCTGGTTCCCCGTTGGAGCCACGATGCGAACTTCATGACGACCACCGCCGGGACCCGGGTCCATCCGTCGGATCTGGAGACCGTCTACCGGTTGCTTTATGAAGCTCTCCATCCGGAAGACCCCGCATTTCCCGCGCCGGAATCCTCCCGTTCTTCCGGGTCACCGCCGTGA
- the holA gene encoding DNA polymerase III subunit delta — translation MTPLAGKSKAIHFFGGEDEYEAKRLARLFLEEEGLLEDPSFESVPGDGQTAAEACAQIGRLQESLQSGSLFGGRKVVFWKDVHCLGSTGAGRDQKVSASLASLLAVLRNLVPEEVILVIQAGAVDERRQFLRALREIASVHLFAPLGADRNEDKALGEIAERLRSRGLTPTGELCERLLAACGGDRQRLDSQIEKLALYLADGGPIAPEDLRLLLGGGDAGGVWDFCDAVVAGRAAEALQDLRALLRQGESEMGLLLALAQKIRLAALGLLLWEKGRVRLGGSGRFAKAEVAPEALDYFPKKKSGGSVSAWQLGMTVCAAKKRSVRFWVKALLLLSEANRRMLRVGGKQIGLELALLHLFGEQPSLP, via the coding sequence ATGACGCCTCTTGCCGGCAAGAGTAAAGCGATTCATTTCTTCGGCGGGGAAGACGAATACGAAGCCAAGCGCCTGGCCCGGCTCTTCCTGGAAGAGGAAGGGTTGCTCGAGGATCCTTCCTTTGAAAGCGTCCCGGGGGACGGGCAGACCGCAGCCGAGGCGTGCGCGCAGATCGGCCGTCTGCAGGAGAGCCTGCAATCCGGGTCTCTTTTCGGGGGGCGGAAGGTGGTGTTTTGGAAGGATGTCCATTGCCTCGGCTCGACGGGAGCCGGCCGGGACCAGAAGGTGTCCGCTTCGCTGGCGAGCCTGCTCGCGGTGCTGCGCAACCTGGTTCCCGAAGAAGTGATCCTGGTGATTCAAGCGGGTGCGGTCGATGAGCGGAGGCAATTCCTGCGGGCGCTGCGCGAAATCGCTTCGGTTCATCTCTTCGCCCCTCTGGGGGCGGATCGGAACGAAGACAAGGCCTTGGGCGAGATCGCCGAGCGGTTGCGGAGCCGCGGCCTGACCCCCACGGGCGAGCTTTGCGAGCGGCTGCTCGCCGCGTGCGGAGGGGATCGCCAACGGCTCGATTCCCAAATCGAGAAGCTGGCCCTCTATCTGGCCGATGGAGGACCCATCGCCCCGGAGGATCTCCGGTTGCTTTTGGGCGGCGGGGACGCCGGAGGGGTCTGGGACTTCTGCGATGCCGTCGTGGCGGGAAGAGCCGCCGAGGCGTTGCAGGATCTGCGCGCGCTTCTGCGCCAGGGAGAGAGCGAAATGGGCCTCCTCTTGGCGCTGGCGCAGAAGATTCGCTTGGCGGCTTTGGGCCTCCTCTTGTGGGAAAAGGGCCGGGTGCGCTTGGGCGGCTCCGGGCGCTTCGCCAAGGCGGAGGTCGCTCCGGAGGCCCTGGATTACTTTCCGAAAAAGAAGAGCGGTGGCTCCGTAAGCGCCTGGCAACTGGGCATGACGGTCTGCGCCGCGAAAAAGCGGAGCGTGCGGTTCTGGGTAAAGGCTCTCCTCCTCCTTTCGGAGGCCAACCGGCGGATGCTGCGCGTAGGCGGAAAGCAGATCGGCCTCGAGCTGGCCCTCCTCCATCTTTTCGGAGAGCAGCCCTCCTTGCCATGA
- a CDS encoding glycosyltransferase family 2 protein, translated as MKDDPGNAGAPEFSVVVPFYNESENLPQLLSEIDRALEKLGWRAEILLVNDGSTDRFDRPSASPHFSVRWLDLTVRSGQSAAIYYGMQEAAGRWIILMDADLQNDPADIPALWAHLEREKLDLVTGFRVRRQDSWQRRWMSWVGNQVRARLLADCTRDSGCSLKILRRELARRLPGWNGMHRFIPALAQAMGYRTGEAPVHHRPRHAGVSKVRPWRRAVAATIDLLGMIWLVRRQFRGRLRGPDSG; from the coding sequence ATGAAAGACGACCCGGGGAACGCCGGGGCGCCCGAATTTTCCGTGGTGGTCCCCTTTTACAACGAATCGGAAAATCTGCCGCAGCTCCTTTCGGAGATCGATCGCGCGCTGGAGAAGCTTGGCTGGAGGGCCGAGATCCTCCTCGTCAACGATGGCAGCACCGATCGCTTCGACCGCCCGTCGGCCAGCCCGCACTTCTCGGTGCGCTGGCTCGATCTGACGGTCCGATCCGGCCAGAGCGCGGCGATCTACTACGGGATGCAGGAAGCCGCGGGACGATGGATCATCCTCATGGACGCCGATCTCCAAAACGATCCGGCCGACATCCCGGCGCTTTGGGCGCATCTGGAGAGAGAAAAGCTCGACCTGGTAACCGGTTTTCGCGTGAGAAGGCAGGACAGCTGGCAGCGGCGGTGGATGAGCTGGGTCGGCAATCAAGTGCGCGCGCGGCTCCTCGCCGACTGCACGCGGGACTCGGGCTGCTCGCTCAAGATCCTCCGCAGGGAGCTGGCGCGGCGGTTGCCGGGATGGAATGGAATGCACCGGTTCATCCCCGCCCTGGCGCAGGCCATGGGATATCGGACCGGGGAAGCACCCGTGCACCATCGGCCTCGGCATGCCGGCGTCAGCAAGGTTCGTCCCTGGCGGCGGGCTGTCGCGGCGACGATCGACCTTCTTGGTATGATCTGGCTCGTCCGGCGCCAATTCCGCGGGCGGCTCCGGGGACCGGATTCCGGGTGA